The stretch of DNA AAACGTAGTAgatgaaacaaaaaatttaagtattaaGTATATGTAATTATTCGCAGGAAATacgtcgtaaaataaaattgtacaatattCTGTTCAAAAAGTGTCAAATACTTATTTCTAGCGattttgtcattattttcGATGGAATGacatttgaattttattataatcgatCTTAGGCCTAGTATTATAACGTTCACATAAAAagaactttattataaaatgaacATTGTCTGTTATCTCAGAGATAGATAAATGTGCGATCGCATTTACATTATATATGAAACTATATTCCTTTCTTAGACATTGGACGTTTTGATATAGTAGGTATTACTATTAATGTATTTCTTGAGTTACAAAACATTTATTAGGAGAACGTTGCTTCAAAAAGCGATCTGTATGTGCTATGAACATTCATACTTATTGGCACCTTAGGCATACGCTTTTCAGACTAATTTCATTCAAAGTTACAAAAATCTTAGTGCtaaaaaatttccatttataTTGCAATCGTAAACCATTATGTAACACCAATTTCAGATTACAatgtaaagattaaaaaagataaaaacgaaaagaaaattacatatatcTAATTTTACGATATTCTTATTGCTGAATAAGCTCAGAGCTTCGATAACAAAAAGGTAACTTTAATCCGATAGTTGGTGCCAAGCATTAAATTCGATtataatcaaatatttatttgtaataattaactgCCCCATTATTCTTTGGTTTTAAATACACAAGAGtatcctataaaaaaaattaataataataaaacataggAAGTGTACTTATCGATGTCTACTAATAATAGTTGCACTTGTATAGTTTTACGACCTACTTGAAGCTACGAGCAGATAAAAAGGCAAGATATATCCTTCAGTCTCCATATTGTTACCTTATCTGGACGTCATGTCACCAGACTTTGATATAGATAATATATACAGGACAATTCAGAGTTACCGCACATATGTACAATTAAAGgatttcttttctattaatCATCACTTAAAAATCATTGtctttaaaagttaaaaagattaagaaaaactctgataatttttatcctgaatatatatgtatacttttttattaaattctttatttataacaagtaaatatataaataaatttatctatatttGAAAATTCTCATGTAATAACgagataaatatatgtttaactTTTACTGGTATATAAAGATGGGCATgcatttcaaataattacgtaaagaTAAACTTTCGACTTGgcaatttacatattttatattttttgctcATTTTTTGAATAGTTTATTATGATTGTATGTATATTAGAATCATCGAAGGAGTGAAatacgatttttaataactatatgtatatcttgATTTCAAGATAATTAGTATATACCTACTAAAAGTTTAGAGCATTCAAGTCATGCAATACGCgtgatattaatttgcaatacaTGGCCATCGTAAAGCAGTGATGTTCTATACAATCGTAaacaaattgaatttaaactgtatgtatatgaattattatgTTGTTATCCCTTAAAATTGCCAgccatttaaaaattacgcgctatatatttttataatctagCTAGCAAACTTTAGGAGAGGAACAAGTCGCTTTTATgctacatacatatattaaatatccgttaagtttaaaattaatttattaacatatttaaatttttgttttaaatagaCACCGAAAcctcgaaatatatatttaaaaattcgcgtgttaaattatataacgtgACATCAATCGTCAATAATgatataacgttttatattaaaagtttttaaaaaaatattattttcttaccgATCGATAGTATTTATCGATATTATGTCTCTCCGCATCCGTAAAACCCAAGATACTTTCAATAGCGTTCAAATGATCTTGATGATTCTCCTTATCCGTTAGAAAATAGTAGATCACCGATTTTAGGAACTGCAGGGTAATTTCTGGGTCGAGAGTACCCTGGCTGCTTTTCGCCTCTACAATACGCCTATACATGGCctaattaaaacagaatattGTACTCGTTAAAGAACAAAGTTAAAATTGTCACATTAAAATACGTATACAATTGAAAAGTGTATAATTGTTTGGACATATGATTatgttttattacatttgAATTCAGACATGTgcctataattaaaaaattactttataattacattttagtcTTATTATCAAATAGAATTGAACTATCTGAATTCAAATATATAGTATACATTTTGTATGCAAAACGGTGAAAGTATAGTAGAAGCGTGCATGGCCTGCAATTGTGTAAGCACGTGCAGAACTTACATTGCCCGAAGATAATAAGAGGCTGTTTCTTCCAAGTGCACTGGATAACATCGCCCGATCTAAGAGTAACGTATAGAAATATAAACCATCATCTACGTTTGTGCTTCATAATCCTCATGCAATGTTGCAGCAAGCATTCACgcaaatgtaaagaaaaaaggaagacaCGAGGAGCGCAATCGTGATCTTTTCCACACGCCCTTATTTATTCAAGAACTGATCATAGGTTCTCGCTCTGCCGgcaatttatgtataaaaatttcttctaaAGAATCTATGTCACTCTCTTTTATGAGTAATGATCATTCTAAGATAACTATAGTAAGTTACACAATAACAACTTAATCAGATTGGTCATATAAAAAGTGTCTGACtaaactatacatatatatatatatatatatatatatatatatatatttacattaatttaaattttggaGTTTATAAGATAAAACCATGTCAAACGTTAAATTTGTATGTCAGATATCAGTTCTTGATGCAAAAAGACATTAATAGAATATCGGTGCGTTCATATATGCAAACAATTACTACTTTATGAAGGGCGGCAAAAAGTGGATGAGAATTGCGTCGTCACATCGTAGCCGAGTTAAGATACAGACCTTACGTGTGCCAAGGACCCAGAGAGAAACAGCCTCCTGAGCGCTTAATAAACTTTGGCTACATTCGGCTGAAATGTGAGGTTCAGGCGAGTAACTTGTGTCCTGGAGTGTGAGCGGCGACCAAAAAAAGTGGTACATCGTTAGTACAAAAGTATCGTGAACTACGAGATTGCTCAAAATGTGACGTACACGCCTTACAagtgtaataaatttgataaatgtgACAAATGAATTAAACAATGACAgcgaaacaaatttaaaagctgatagaattacgaaaaaaaaaaaaaaaaaaaaacgcctgAGATTTATTTCATTAGACGTGTTATTGTGTTAGCATATATATAATCACTAGCGAATCTCGTTTTTTCTCAATCATGAGAAAGTCagtaattatgcaaatttctttatattttaaaatgctaTCTACAtagaatgaaaaataaatgattaagcAAAGGAAATAAGAATGCAAATGTCAAACTAATGAGAGATTCATCGTGTGTAAAGGTCGCttatgcaatttaatattatagaaGCTCATTGATgataacgaaaattattaattcgctGAAAAAGACTGTGATATTAATGACTAGCgtttaaaacgtttaaaaattataataaaaatgttatttaaatgtaataaaaaattccttATTTTGCACAAATTGAGGAAAATTTTTAGTTACTCTGCTATATCATTTTTGTCATATTATTTATCAGCAGAAATAAACTGTTAAAACCAAAACCTAATTTAACGtagattataaataaataatgcctCACCTTAATATTCTCTAACTCAGCTTGTGTGACAGTTAGCTGTTGAAGCAATTCTGCGACGGTGACTTTAGACGGTGATTGATGCGCTTGCACGAATATCTGTAATTTTCAAGTGCTCGGTGTCAGTCAACTTTGTCTTATATTACTATtcagcatttttattatacctgATCGGCTTGTTCGATACGTGCGGCTTCTTGACCTTTGGCATACATTTTCAGGTACATTtgcttatttctttcttcctgcTCGTTCAAAAGCGTCTTCTGTTCATTAAGCTCAGTCTTCACAGCCTCTAATTCCATTTCTAATtcacgcgcgcgagtctcggCAATATCGATAGCCGGCCGCATCTCACAGTAACGTGTATTGACTTGAGACAATTGATTCAACAAGCCTTCTACCTACAAACATGTTAATAATGTGAGAAAAATCACCCAgctgtttatttttaacgcaaaGAGTTATAATTAGTCAAATAAAATACTCTACTAACCTTGTCATTGTGCTTCTGTTTAAGGTCCTGCAACTCGTCAATATGTCGTCTATGCATATCCTCGATTCTATTTTCATAATGACTAACTAATCGACGTCTTTCTTCATCTCGTTCTACACTCGTCGCTGTCACAGGATTTGTATCGGAAACAATATCGTTCGATGGTGTACTAGGGCACGTTGTCTTACCGACGGTAATCTCTGGTTGCGACTCAGGTAGGCACACAGAGTCTTTCGAATGGACGGAACCATCTTCAAAGTGTCCGGAATCAGCTAACGATGAAGGAAGATCCGTATGCGTACGCTTATCCGGCATTTCCGGACTAGCAATGGATTTTTCCGCGGTACCTTCATCGGGAAGATCTTTGCTCGGCGATTCCGGTGAGAAAGGATTGTTTTCGCGCACGGTGAGAGCATCGCTGCTATCTGTTCGCTCATCCGGACTATTCAGAGATGCCTTATACAACCTCAATTCTACAACCTCCTTCGTCAAGCGTATAATCTCCCGATCCTTTTCATCGATTTCCTTCCGCGCTTCCTTCAACAAAGCCTGCATAATCAAAATAAAGATGTAactttaacgataaaaaaagtaataataaaataaaattaattaaatgctaaaaaaagttttataaaataataaataaaatatttaaattaatttcagttaAATACACGTGCATATGTGTGATAAACCGTTTCAATTTCATTGGTTTATTGTTGATTCCAGATTTAATAGCGGAATATTAATAagatgtacattttttttttttttttttaaataaaaaaagcaactTAATTACCTGAAACTTTCGAACTTGTTTAGCCGCTCTCTGAGTAGGCGTGAGATATTGTTCGTTGTCGCTGACATAATTCGAGCAGTGAACAACGTATTTTCGTGATCGACCAGACCAGGTGGTACCGTTTAACGCAAAAGTGGCATGCTCACACGCGCTCGCTGTGCTGCAAGCGCTGCTGTAACTCCTCACGCTCTCAGCATCGCTATCATCGTTGACTCCCGCTGTCGTTCCTCTAGAGGCCGCGTGTCCTGGTCGCGGCCTCACCGGTGTCAATGAGAGACTCTAAACGATACAACATCTtatcagtataaaaaaaaaaaaaaaaccatatcTCCAagtatttatttcgttaatatctcttgattatctttaaaaatttcaagttcttaagaaaattagaataaaaaatagttgaCTATTTCGTTTACAATTATTTGCAGCATTTTCAAGTATTTTCTATTCTTCTATAAAATACTGTACAATTCTgtagaaaatttcaaaaatataatagaatagAAACAAAAATGAGCAAGGTATGGCTTGCCTACGTTCTAGTTTGTGAAAATCGATATGTGAATGAGTTTATAATGAGTTGCCTACCTGTTGGACGATTTCTTATATTCGTCATACTTGAAATAATGACACTCGTCTAGGGAATACCTATCCGGTCACGCAAAGGCGGGCAGACCAACTACCGTGGTTCAACGTGCAAATCGCTCGTTAAACAACGGAACTTTAAACGCCGTTAGTGTAGACTAAAGGTAAAGATCTTCATACTGATTGTGAGATTCTGAATACGCTACACGCAAAAACCACAGATGAATCTCTTACAGAGTTCTTGTCGAAGGCTTAGTAAAGGCCTTTTAGAAGGTGAGCAATAGTGCTCGCACgttttacgtttttaaattattcaatctTTAATATAATCTCAGAATTGCAAAGCtactatttgtatttttttttaatgctctttttttatatgcaataaaaaaacattttcgccACCAAAGTTTCTCATCGAGTAACTGTGCGGGAACTTTGAGGCTAGTTCGAAGTAAGCTCGTCTAAGTGCGTAGCGACTCCTCGGGTGACAATTCCTCGGAGAGAAGACGCGATCGGTGATTATTAATACTCACGAAGGATCGTTGTCGCGGTGAGTCGGTTCCATTCTCCGTGATGATCGGGAAGATACGATGGTCCGGATGTTGATGCTGCTCCGGCGACGGCAGGAGGTGGTTGTGACAATGGGAATGGTGTTGGTGGCCGACCTGGGTCGTGTTGACTGCAGCAACGCCTCGCGGATAATGTGAATATAGACGTTCGCCGCGCAAGCGCAAGCTCGCGGCACGACGCAGAgccgacggcgacggcgacggcgacggcgacggcctCGGAATACGAGAGTCCAGCGGAGACGGCGGTGGCGAAGTAATAGCTGCTCATGGCATggcatatttataattaacaattgaaTAGCGAGAGATGAAATCGTGGAATCAAGACTGTAAAAAAGAAtctgtacatatatgtatatcgctTCCACTTTAAAAGATAATAACATGGTACTCGTTTCCTAAAAGTTTCTTAAAGAAATCAATATATAATCTTCCAAAGGATCAGCTCTTGAATATGGAATAAACTATTtcagcaataaaaattaaattatgcaatGATTTTATCTATGAAATTTTGACTTATTACCTTTACGTATGTACTTTGTGATGAAAGTTTTTCAACTTTTATATAACTCTTTACACAgagcaaaatttaattaatattgtggtggacttattttttattctaaagtTTGTAACTTGTAGGATAAGATTTtgtcaatatattttaatatgtttcatTAACAAATCAATTTTCGAAAACAGTAAATTTTGTCTCGATTGCTTGAAAATTTAGTCTAATGATAGCGTTGGTCAGCAATTATATGCCGACGTAATCCACGCGGAGAATTTTCCATACTTACTAGGGCTACCAGCTGTTCCGAAATCTGGGATGTGGGCAGAACTAGCAGTAGTAGCAGTGACCTTGTTGGCAGCAGGGGCAGAAGAATACTTTGCCAAGATCGGCGTTACGGGAAACGTGATAGCGCTGGCGTGAGTTGACTGACCTGGGTGCACCGGCTGCGGAGAAGACTCCTTGTCGTCGTAACGAACCATTTTAGCCGTTCCGTTCATCCTAGTGTCGCAACGGTTATCACCTGACACGAGGAAAATCCACCAATCAAATAAGACCACGATCGCAATGGCGGCGTGGCTGGTCGGTTTTCTGTTATCGGATGGTTGAGTGCCGATCTGGCGGTGCCGAGCGCATTAGTCTTCTTGTTTACAGCATCACACGTTGCACGCGGCGGCTTCTTTCACCACCCCAGTCATGTACGGTTTCCTGATAGTGGCATTATTGGACGTGACGACCCTCGATGGTACGTGCACTTCTAACCTTTTctcgtttttaaaatatatacgaacCTACCTAATAACGGCTGATGTTTTATAGTGGTAGGAAGTGTCTCGCAAGCGGAGATCACCAAACATCTGGAATACGGCAGGGAGTTCCTGGCGAAGGGCCAGCTGCAAGATGCACTATCGCATTATCACGCGGCCGTTGGTAGGTTAAATTGCGAATCTGCATTCAAACCCCAGGAAAAGCAAGCTCTTCGACAGCTGATCTAGCGTTGAAGAGAAGAAATCTGTGGTTCCAGAGctaaaaaatgaatttttttcagAGGGAGACCCCAGCAACTATTTGACGTATTATAAGAGAGGCACGGTATATTTAGCTCTAGGCAAAGCCAAGTTTGCTCTCCTTGATCTCGATAAGGTTTTAGAACTAAAAAGAGACTTTATGCCAGCAAGATTACAACGTGGGAATATTTTACTCAAACAGGCTCACTTTGACGAGGCCGAGAACGATTTTCATAGCGTGGTGCGTATCGTTTACGTCATgtttttacaaattttgtaCAGAGCTTGCTTCAACTCAGATAATtgacaagatttttttttatttcagctaGCATTAGAACCAAATAATAGGGATGCCTTGAATGCCTTAGAAAGGTTATACCCAGCTAGGAATGGTATGAAACTAGTTGatatgtacatgtataatGGTGATCACTTAGCAGCCGTGGCACAAATTACTCAGCTTATCGAGTTATGTCCATGGTCCTCCTACCTAAGAGAACGTAGGGCGGAGAGTCATATTGCCCTTGGAGATTACATGAGCGCCATATCTGACGTACGTTCGactacaaaattattatctgaTAATACAGAGGGATTTTTCAAGCTTTCTACCTGGCTGTATCGTCTCGGAGACGTTGATGAAGCTCTAaagtaagtaatttattattaaaacaattaaacgtttattttaatatttattattaaatatttaatatgtaacaGGGAGATCCGAG from Cardiocondyla obscurior isolate alpha-2009 linkage group LG04, Cobs3.1, whole genome shotgun sequence encodes:
- the Qtc gene encoding protein quick-to-court isoform X3, with protein sequence MNGTAKMVRYDDKESSPQPVHPGQSTHASAITFPVTPILAKYSSAPAANKVTATTASSAHIPDFGTAGSPTITSPPPSPLDSRIPRPSPSPSPSPSALRRAASLRLRGERLYSHYPRGVAAVNTTQVGHQHHSHCHNHLLPSPEQHQHPDHRIFPIITENGTDSPRQRSFSLSLTPVRPRPGHAASRGTTAGVNDDSDAESVRSYSSACSTASACEHATFALNGTTWSGRSRKYVVHCSNYVSDNEQYLTPTQRAAKQVRKFQALLKEARKEIDEKDREIIRLTKEVVELRLYKASLNSPDERTDSSDALTVRENNPFSPESPSKDLPDEGTAEKSIASPEMPDKRTHTDLPSSLADSGHFEDGSVHSKDSVCLPESQPEITVGKTTCPSTPSNDIVSDTNPVTATSVERDEERRRLVSHYENRIEDMHRRHIDELQDLKQKHNDKVEGLLNQLSQVNTRYCEMRPAIDIAETRARELEMELEAVKTELNEQKTLLNEQEERNKQMYLKMYAKGQEAARIEQADQIFVQAHQSPSKVTVAELLQQLTVTQAELENIKAMYRRIVEAKSSQGTLDPEITLQFLKSVIYYFLTDKENHQDHLNAIESILGFTDAERHNIDKYYRSDTLVYLKPKNNGAVNYYK
- the Qtc gene encoding protein quick-to-court isoform X4 produces the protein MNGTAKMVRYDDKESSPQPVHPGQSTHASAITFPVTPILAKYSSAPAANKVTATTASSAHIPDFGTAGSPTITSPPPSPLDSRIPRPSPSPSPSPSALRRAASLRLRGERLYSHYPRGVAAVNTTQVGHQHHSHCHNHLLPSPEQHQHPDHRIFPIITENGTDSPRQRSFSLSLTPVRPRPGHAASRGTTAGVNDDSDAESVRSYSSACSTASACEHATFALNGTTWSGRSRKYVVHCSNYVSDNEQYLTPTQRAAKQVRKFQALLKEARKEIDEKDREIIRLTKEVVELRLYKASLNSPDERTDSSDALTVRENNPFSPESPSKDLPDEGTAEKSIASPEMPDKRTHTDLPSSLADSGHFEDGSVHSKDSVCLPESQPEITVGKTTCPSTPSNDIVSDTNPVTATSVERDEERRRLVSHYENRIEDMHRRHIDELQDLKQKHNDKVEGLLNQLSQVNTRYCEMRPAIDIAETRARELEMELEAVKTELNEQKTLLNEQEERNKQMYLKMYAKGQEAARIEQADQIFVQAHQSPSKVTVAELLQQLTVTQAELENIKDTSYSPEPHISAECSQSLLSAQEAVSLWVLGTRKIGRCYPVHLEETASYYLRAMPCIGVL
- the Qtc gene encoding protein quick-to-court isoform X1, with product MNGTAKMVRYDDKESSPQPVHPGQSTHASAITFPVTPILAKYSSAPAANKVTATTASSAHIPDFGTAGSPTITSPPPSPLDSRIPRPSPSPSPSPSALRRAASLRLRGERLYSHYPRGVAAVNTTQVGHQHHSHCHNHLLPSPEQHQHPDHRIFPIITENGTDSPRQRSFSLSLTPVRPRPGHAASRGTTAGVNDDSDAESVRSYSSACSTASACEHATFALNGTTWSGRSRKYVVHCSNYVSDNEQYLTPTQRAAKQVRKFQALLKEARKEIDEKDREIIRLTKEVVELRLYKASLNSPDERTDSSDALTVRENNPFSPESPSKDLPDEGTAEKSIASPEMPDKRTHTDLPSSLADSGHFEDGSVHSKDSVCLPESQPEITVGKTTCPSTPSNDIVSDTNPVTATSVERDEERRRLVSHYENRIEDMHRRHIDELQDLKQKHNDKVEGLLNQLSQVNTRYCEMRPAIDIAETRARELEMELEAVKTELNEQKTLLNEQEERNKQMYLKMYAKGQEAARIEQADQIFVQAHQSPSKVTVAELLQQLTVTQAELENIKDTSYSPEPHISAECSQSLLSAQEAVSLWVLGTRKAMYRRIVEAKSSQGTLDPEITLQFLKSVIYYFLTDKENHQDHLNAIESILGFTDAERHNIDKYYRSDTLVYLKPKNNGAVNYYK
- the Qtc gene encoding protein quick-to-court isoform X2, with the translated sequence MNGTAKMVRYDDKESSPQPVHPGQSTHASAITFPVTPILAKYSSAPAANKVTATTASSAHIPDFGTAGSPTITSPPPSPLDSRIPRPSPSPSPSPSALRRAASLRLRGERLYSHYPRGVAAVNTTQVGHQHHSHCHNHLLPSPEQHQHPDHRIFPIITENGTDSPRQRSFSLSLTPVRPRPGHAASRGTTAGVNDDSDAESVRSYSSACSTASACEHATFALNGTTWSGRSRKYVVHCSNYVSDNEQYLTPTQRAAKQVRKFQALLKEARKEIDEKDREIIRLTKEVVELRLYKASLNSPDERTDSSDALTVRENNPFSPESPSKDLPDEGTAEKSIASPEMPDKRTHTDLPSSLADSGHFEDGSVHSKDSVCLPESQPEITVGKTTCPSTPSNDIVSDTNPVTATSVERDEERRRLVSHYENRIEDMHRRHIDELQDLKQKHNDKVEGLLNQLSQVNTRYCEMRPAIDIAETRARELEMELEAVKTELNEQKTLLNEQEERNKQMYLKMYAKGQEAARIEQADQIFVQAHQSPSKVTVAELLQQLTVTQAELENIKDTSYSPEPHISAECSQSLLSAQEAVSLWVLGTRKAMYRRIVEAKSSQGTLDPEITLQFLKSVIYYFLTDKENHQDHLNAIESILGFTDAERHNIDKYYRSVRK